A stretch of Triticum aestivum cultivar Chinese Spring chromosome 1D, IWGSC CS RefSeq v2.1, whole genome shotgun sequence DNA encodes these proteins:
- the LOC123179956 gene encoding uncharacterized protein, with amino-acid sequence MAAAHKLVVEVTSAQGLMPKDGQGSSSAYVELCFDGQRFRTATKGKDLNPVWNERFYFDVSDPSLLPELALDAYVVHSRVKESEVVDLGKVRVAGASFLPFADAAVVPYVLKKRRLLSHVKGTLALKVYITDDTSITASNNLESILRNQSSTPHSIPLLHLKEITNNFSDERVLGRGGFGVVYRGVLQNGEMIAVKKMMPSLLPGPQKQFENEVYHLMKLKHPNIVRCIGYRYEIQNACVEFNGKYVFAEQTERLLCLEYLHKRSLDMYLSDESSGLDWSTRYKIIKGISYGLCHLHEQNDKPILHLDLKPANILLDDSMEPKITDFGLSRLLDQEQTICTSSRDGTFGYMAPEFLHGGTITPKSDIFSLGVIIMEIVTGHRDYPDVTRTSSDDFIELALKKWRNMLGWAPGYRSLEIELQQVKTCIQVGLNCVNPERSERPTITEIINMLQGPKIIDCSISHATTLPICSRSADSVVSIDSDVLKSLAWRRFFLKKKKYMLKSLPKLSRQELEVVCESFSNVIGSTPGTLVYKGTMKDGPEVSVISVCVLECHWTSQHELLYQNKVVDLARLNHENIAKFLGYCREKDLFSRMVVFEYASNGTLYEHLHHGEASQLCWLRRMKIAIGIAQGLRYLHTELQPPFPISGLNSNSVYVTEDFTPKLVYFECWEIMFSKHEKALGQLNDKSAFPCLKQNYPSFPSPDSAEDENADMQSNIFAFGVILLEIISGRLPYCKDKGHLVDWAKEYLQQPGEMWKLVDPELANVRTKDLAVICGVVRWCIDPILSMRPMMPIIAEALETGIDLSAAGILNESSSLACAELALSLFNTFRLQSGCSKCIYEIIETDHPPVCLICGGTHRTRIR; translated from the exons atggcggCGGCACATAAGTTGGTCGTGGAGGTCACAAGTGCTCAGGGCCTGATGCCCAAGGATGGGCAAGGCTCTTCGAGCGCCTATGTCGAGCTCTGCTTCGACGGCCAGCGGTTCCGCACCGCCACCAAGGGGAAGGATCTGAACCCAGTGTGGAACGAGCGCTTCTACTTCGACGTCTCCGACCCATCGCTTCTTCCCGAGCTAGCTCTTGATGCATATGTAGTACACAGCAGAGTCAAAGAATCCGAGGTCGTTGACCTTGGCAAGGTCAGAGTTGCCGGGGCCTCATTCCTGCCCTTCGCTGATGCCGCCGTGGTGCCATATGTGCTGAAGAAGCGCCGGCTGCTGTCGCATGTGAAAGGCACATTGGCCCTCAAAGTATACATCACCGATGACACCTCCATCACGGCTTCTAATAACCTCGAAAGCATATTACGAAATCAAAGTTCAACACCGCACAGCATACCGCTGCTGCATTTGAAAGAAATCACAAATAATTTCTCCGATGAGCGAGTGCTTGGCCGAGGTGGTTTTGGTGTGGTATATAGG GGTGTGCTGCAAAATGGGGAAATGATTGCTGTGAAAAAGATGATGCCATCATTATTGCCAGGCCCACAGAAGCAGTTTGAGAATGAAGTTTATCATCTTATGAAGCTCAAGCACCCCAATATAGTGCGATGTATAGGCTATCGTTATGAAATACAAAATGCGTGTGTAGAGTTCAATGGGAAATACGTTTTTGCTGAGCAGACGGAAAGGTTACTTTGCTTGGAGTATCTTCACAAGAGAAGCCTTGATATGTATCTATCAG ATGAATCTTCTGGACTTGACTGGAGCACACGCTACAAAATAATTAAGGGGATTTCATATGGTTTATGTCACCTCCATGAGCAGAATGATAAGCCCATTTTACACTTGGACCTAAAACCTGCCAACATATTGCTCGATGACAGTATGGAGCCGAAAATTACAGACTTCGGTCTGTCAAGATTGCTTGATCAAGAACAAACTATTTGCACTTCGTCTCGTGATGGAACATT CGGTTACATGGCACCAGAATTTTTACATGGAGGTACTATTACACCAAAGTCGGACATATTCAGTTTGGGTGTGATAATTATGGAGATAGTAACAGGACACAGGGACTACCCAGATGTTACTCGAACATCTTCAGATGACTTTATTGAGCTT GCACTTAAAAAATGGAGAAATATGTTAGGGTGGGCACCAGGGTATAGATCTCTCGAAATAGAATTGCAGCAAGTAAAAACATGCATTCAAGTAGGTCTAAACTGCGTGAACCCTGAGCGCTCGGAAAGGCCTACAATAACGGAAATTATCAATATGCTTCAAGGACCAAAAATTATTGATTGCAGCATTAGCCATGCGACGACATTACCCATATGTTCCAGAAGTGCTGATTCAGTGGTATCGATTG ATTCTGATGTGCTGAAAAGTTTAGCATGGAGGAGGTTTTTCCTTAAAAAGAAGAAATATATGCTTAAAAGTCTGCCAAAGCTAAGTCGGCAGGAGCTTGAAGTAGTATGTGAAAGTTTTAGCAACGTTATAGGCTCAACTCCGGGGACTTTGGTCTACAAAGGAACAATGAAGGATGGGCCTGAGGTTTCGGTTATATCAGTATGTGTCTTGGAATGTCATTGGACTAGCCAGCATGAACTCCTTTACCAGAACAAG GTTGTTGATCTGGCAAGGCTGAACCATGAGAACATAGCAAAGTTTCTGGGGTATTGCAGAGAAAAGGACCTGTTTTCGAGGATGGTAGTCTTTGAATATGCATCAAATGGAACACTATACGAGCATTTACACC ATGGGGAGGCATCCCAATTATGTTGGCTTAGGCGAATGAAAATAGCCATCGGCATCGCTCAAGGTTTAAGGTATTTGCACACGGAGTTGCAGCCTCCATTTCCTATATCAGGGCTGAACTCCAATTCAGTTTATGTTACAGAAGATTTTACTCCGAAG CTGGTTTATTTTGAATGCTGGGAAATCATGTTTTCAAAGCATGAGAAGGCGCTCGGCCAGTTAAATGACAAATCTGCTTTTCCATGCCTCAAACAAAACTATCCGTCTTTCCCAAGTCCGGACTCTGCAGAGGATGAAAATGCTGACATGCAAAGCAATATATTTGCTTTTGGAGTGATTTTACTAGAGATCATCAGTGGGCGGCTTCCTTACTGCAAGGACAAGGGCCATTTGGTTGACTGG GCTAAAGAGTACCTCCAGCAGCCCGGGGAGATGTGGAAGCTGGTCGACCCCGAGCTGGCCAATGTCCGGACCAAGGACCTGGCGGTGATCTGCGGCGTGGTGAGATGGTGCATTGACCCTATCTTGTCGATGCGACCGATGATGCCGATCATTGCAGAAGCACTGGAGACCGGCATCGACCTGTCTGCGGCCGGCATCCTCAACGAGTCCTCCTCTCTGGCGTGCGCGGAGCTCGCTCTGTCGTTGTTCAACACGTTCAGACTTCAGTCCGGCTGTAGTAAATGCATATACGAAATCATTGAGACGGATCATCCCCCCGTCTGTTTGATTTGTGGTGGCACGCACCGCACTCGCATACGGTaa